In Achromobacter spanius, the following proteins share a genomic window:
- a CDS encoding fimbrial protein — protein MKRSILTSLAASGLLVAVLAPGASFAAGGTVYFSGTISDVTCDVAGSSGGAAGNPDVPSFGTVNPEDIVSGSAPERNFEIKVHGSADCVNDTKVRLQFDAHHQNIDKVTGNLKLVGGGDPAAGVQIQIRNNRTEAPANTDPIRLGITDTNPQVAVVQNNQAVLYYAAKYVPEDPTATTVGTGDGNSYVTYTLRYN, from the coding sequence ATGAAGCGCAGTATCCTGACATCCCTGGCCGCCTCCGGCTTGCTAGTGGCAGTGTTGGCCCCGGGGGCGAGTTTCGCCGCGGGTGGTACCGTCTACTTCTCCGGCACAATCAGCGACGTGACCTGCGACGTTGCTGGCAGCTCGGGCGGCGCCGCCGGTAACCCCGATGTGCCTTCGTTTGGCACCGTCAACCCTGAAGACATCGTGAGCGGATCGGCGCCTGAACGAAACTTCGAAATCAAGGTGCATGGCTCGGCTGATTGCGTGAACGACACCAAGGTACGGTTGCAGTTCGATGCCCACCATCAGAACATCGATAAGGTCACGGGTAACCTGAAACTAGTGGGCGGCGGCGACCCAGCCGCCGGCGTGCAGATCCAGATCCGCAACAACCGCACCGAAGCTCCCGCCAACACCGATCCCATCCGCCTGGGCATCACCGATACCAACCCGCAAGTGGCCGTAGTCCAGAACAACCAGGCGGTGCTGTACTACGCGGCGAAGTACGTACCTGAAGATCCGACCGCCACCACGGTGGGCACCGGTGACGGCAATTCGTACGTGACCTACACGCTGCGCTACAACTAA
- a CDS encoding fimbria/pilus outer membrane usher protein has protein sequence MAAANAWAQDEVAIFDSYMLMQEVGGPTIDTRRFQRANFADPGMHRLDLYFNGQWRGADDIEFRNVPGQDSAVPCYDAAMLERGGLDLGKVSRADGVEPLPRELSCDDLSRYVPGAKIRVDMAQLGLYVTYPEYLQRLAVSNRWVDPSQWDSGITAARLNYNSNIFTTESQGRRMTRGYAGINAGVNLGALRLRHTGSAFWSQTNGAQYQASSYYLQTDIPTWQSQLLLGESSTSGELFDAVSFRGVRLSSDDRMLPETLRYYAPIVRGTANSNAKVSVYQRGFLIYETTVAPGPFAIEDVRAASYGGDLDVQVTEADGSTRSFVVPFATIVQLLRPGVTQYSLTAGRAADRGLRGPSPYVLQGTLKRGMGDSVTGYGGLAFTDHYGSVLLGAAMSTTLGAFAADVTAARAEVPLEGKRAGASYRLTYSKDLPNSGTNFSLLAYRYSTSGYLGLRDAVALGNVSRNYRYQGDGRMRSRFDLNVSQNLGASLGSMYASASTANYWSRAGSDVNYSVGYNNDWRDVSYSIALQRVHSAGMGSYWGGGGSAKSTQVTLSVAIPLGRRDMTSRAPRLSAVYTGDSRDGARLSSSVSGALDDRGAGTYSVSAAHNGRSNANSADAGVGYNFPQGSVSASVGQGRGYRQASLSANGAMLVHGGGVTLAQTMGETVALVQAKDAEGMRVGYGGNRVDGSGYAVVGSLSPYRLNSVDVDPADLPVDIELKTSSLNIAPRAGAIIKLVYPTLRARQVLILSKLADGSPLPFGAEAIDPRTSMAVGAVGQGSRIVMRAESDQGSVRIEWGPGQGESCHIDYELPARHTRGDSAYDILELECVQDQPAPAQQGGVGPLSLR, from the coding sequence ATGGCCGCCGCCAACGCGTGGGCGCAAGACGAGGTCGCTATTTTCGACTCCTACATGCTGATGCAGGAAGTCGGTGGCCCCACCATCGACACCCGCCGCTTTCAACGCGCGAACTTCGCCGATCCGGGCATGCACCGGCTGGACCTCTACTTCAACGGGCAATGGCGCGGCGCTGACGACATTGAATTTCGCAACGTGCCCGGCCAGGACAGCGCCGTGCCTTGCTACGACGCCGCCATGCTCGAACGTGGCGGGCTGGACCTGGGCAAGGTGTCGCGCGCCGACGGCGTCGAACCCTTGCCCCGCGAGCTGTCCTGTGATGACCTGTCGCGCTACGTACCTGGTGCGAAAATCCGCGTCGACATGGCTCAGCTTGGTTTGTACGTGACGTACCCGGAATACCTGCAACGCTTGGCGGTGTCGAACCGCTGGGTGGACCCCTCGCAATGGGATAGCGGCATCACCGCCGCGCGGCTGAACTACAACTCGAACATCTTCACGACCGAAAGCCAGGGCCGGCGCATGACGCGCGGCTATGCGGGCATCAACGCGGGCGTGAACCTGGGCGCGCTGCGGCTGCGCCATACCGGTTCGGCGTTCTGGTCGCAAACCAACGGCGCGCAGTACCAAGCCAGTTCCTATTACCTGCAGACCGACATCCCCACCTGGCAATCGCAGTTGCTGCTGGGCGAAAGCTCCACCAGCGGTGAACTGTTCGACGCCGTGTCGTTCAGGGGTGTGCGGTTATCCAGCGACGACCGCATGCTGCCCGAAACCCTGCGCTACTACGCGCCCATCGTCCGGGGCACGGCCAACAGCAATGCCAAGGTCTCGGTCTATCAACGTGGGTTTCTCATCTATGAAACCACCGTTGCCCCCGGCCCTTTCGCCATTGAGGACGTGCGCGCCGCCAGCTATGGCGGCGACCTGGACGTGCAGGTGACGGAAGCCGACGGCAGCACGCGCAGCTTCGTCGTGCCGTTCGCGACCATCGTGCAACTGCTGCGGCCCGGCGTAACCCAGTACAGCCTGACGGCCGGCCGGGCTGCTGACCGGGGCCTGCGCGGCCCCTCGCCGTATGTGCTGCAAGGCACGCTCAAACGTGGCATGGGCGATTCCGTTACCGGCTACGGTGGCCTGGCGTTCACCGACCACTATGGCTCGGTGTTGCTGGGCGCGGCGATGAGCACCACCCTGGGCGCCTTTGCCGCCGACGTGACGGCCGCCCGCGCGGAGGTGCCGCTTGAAGGCAAGCGCGCCGGCGCCAGCTACCGGCTTACCTACAGCAAAGACCTGCCCAACAGCGGTACGAACTTCTCGCTCCTGGCCTACCGCTATTCCACCAGCGGCTACCTGGGCCTGCGCGACGCGGTGGCGCTGGGCAATGTGTCGCGCAACTACCGCTACCAGGGCGATGGCCGCATGCGCAGCCGTTTCGATCTGAACGTCAGCCAGAACCTGGGCGCAAGCCTGGGCAGCATGTATGCGTCGGCGTCCACCGCCAACTACTGGTCGCGGGCCGGCAGCGACGTCAACTACTCGGTTGGCTACAACAACGATTGGAGAGACGTGTCGTATTCCATCGCGCTGCAACGGGTCCATAGCGCTGGCATGGGTAGCTATTGGGGCGGAGGGGGCAGCGCGAAAAGCACGCAGGTGACGCTTAGCGTCGCCATCCCGCTGGGTCGCCGGGACATGACTTCCCGCGCGCCACGCCTGAGCGCGGTCTACACCGGTGACAGCCGTGACGGCGCGCGCTTGTCGTCCAGCGTCAGCGGCGCGTTGGACGATCGCGGCGCCGGTACGTATTCCGTCTCGGCCGCCCACAATGGCCGCAGCAACGCCAATTCCGCGGACGCTGGCGTGGGCTACAACTTCCCGCAGGGCTCGGTGTCGGCCAGCGTGGGGCAGGGCCGGGGGTATCGGCAAGCGTCCCTGAGCGCAAACGGCGCCATGCTCGTGCATGGCGGCGGCGTAACGCTGGCGCAGACCATGGGTGAAACGGTGGCGCTGGTCCAGGCCAAGGACGCAGAGGGCATGCGCGTGGGCTATGGGGGCAACCGCGTGGACGGCAGCGGCTACGCGGTGGTGGGCAGCCTGAGCCCCTACCGCTTGAACTCGGTTGACGTGGACCCGGCCGACCTGCCCGTGGACATTGAGCTCAAGACCAGCTCGTTGAATATCGCGCCCCGCGCGGGCGCCATCATCAAGCTGGTCTACCCTACGCTGCGCGCGCGCCAGGTGTTGATCCTTAGCAAGTTGGCCGATGGGTCGCCCTTGCCATTCGGCGCCGAAGCCATCGACCCACGAACCAGCATGGCCGTGGGCGCGGTGGGGCAGGGCAGCCGTATCGTCATGCGCGCCGAAAGCGACCAAGGAAGCGTGCGTATTGAATGGGGGCCTGGCCAGGGCGAAAGCTGTCACATCGACTACGAATTGCCCGCTCGCCACACGCGCGGCGACAGCGCCTACGACATCCTGGAACTGGAATGCGTTCAAGACCAGCCAGCCCCGGCACAGCAAGGCGGCGTCGGGCCGCTGTCCCTGCGATGA
- a CDS encoding fimbria/pilus periplasmic chaperone, whose protein sequence is MLAGWRGVLMLAMAAGCVIAPVRSAQADLVVTGTRFIYPAGQKSLTLRTGNVGQHPILVQSWLDSGDFTADPSRETVPFLLTPPVFRLDPAGRMSLLLRHTGEAMPKDRESVFWINFLEVPARDPSQKNLLQLAYRLRMKVLYRPEGLPGSASEAIGKVTWTYHAAEGEIEAHNETPYVVSLARVELEGERAAGKFITGSFITLSGLTVAPLGRTRFQLPSGPAPRWGKDALRYQAANDDGDIIEGRASLRFHHKH, encoded by the coding sequence GTGCTTGCCGGGTGGCGTGGGGTGTTGATGCTGGCGATGGCGGCGGGGTGCGTGATTGCGCCCGTTCGCTCCGCGCAGGCGGATTTGGTCGTGACCGGCACGCGTTTCATCTATCCGGCGGGGCAAAAGTCGCTGACGCTACGCACCGGTAACGTCGGGCAGCATCCCATCCTGGTGCAAAGCTGGCTGGATTCCGGCGATTTCACCGCCGACCCCAGCCGCGAAACCGTGCCATTCCTGCTGACGCCACCCGTGTTTCGGCTGGACCCGGCAGGGCGCATGAGCCTGCTGCTGCGGCATACGGGGGAAGCCATGCCGAAAGATCGGGAATCCGTGTTCTGGATCAACTTCCTTGAAGTGCCGGCGCGCGATCCGTCGCAGAAGAACTTGCTGCAGCTTGCGTATCGGTTGCGGATGAAAGTGCTGTATCGGCCCGAAGGCCTGCCGGGTTCCGCCAGTGAGGCCATTGGGAAGGTGACATGGACGTATCACGCGGCCGAAGGCGAAATCGAGGCGCATAACGAGACGCCGTATGTTGTGTCGTTGGCTCGGGTGGAGTTGGAGGGGGAGCGCGCTGCCGGCAAGTTCATCACTGGCTCGTTCATCACCTTAAGCGGGCTGACCGTCGCGCCGCTGGGCCGCACGCGGTTCCAGCTTCCCAGCGGGCCGGCGCCTCGCTGGGGCAAGGATGCACTGCGGTATCAAGCCGCCAACGACGACGGCGACATCATCGAAGGCCGGGCGTCACTACGCTTCCATCACAAGCACTGA
- a CDS encoding filamentous hemagglutinin N-terminal domain-containing protein: MNKTFALVWSEARGGWVAASECARRRGKSSGGLRMTVVALALMGGVGAAHAQDFPKEGVIKHGTGDIAIDADQKTMRVNQKTDKLIIDWQRFDVGAGKQVIFNQPGRTSAVLNKVLGQHYSDIRGDITANGRVFLINPNGISFGTSSRVSVGSLVASTKQVNQDGFLDGETMRFSGPSNAGIVNEGVISADGGSVALLSKNLINAGVIQADRGSVAMASGGAFTLTLDGNTLLHLQIDRAELESILENDGTLRAHGGTVMMKGRSTNVMPSLVVNNRGIIEANSLDGKTGSIILDGGDFASINAGGKLTATGGATMAGGTVTLKGKAVFIQPDIDIDTRGAAGQTGTWSITAHHIKISPDAITNDVTLAASTLGKSLATTNVSLVSTVGHIAVNAPVEWDASTSLTLQAARHVDFNAPITAHGNGAAIAVKALDGDLRINARMTLAGDNAALALIAKSDFELRHGVSIELSGKGSTYETRDGRYTVINDVSQWETMNKDLNGRYALGKSLQAGRVATIGNDSAIFTGEFEGLGNTLSKFEVTGGNHAGLFAQSSGNIRNLNLSSTSVTTAQHARSADKAAGALVGTNSGTITNVHATDTRMNDLAGGMGAVGGLVGRGNGGVIERSSVTNSTLQARGGRVGGLIGDNNGGFVSDSLSEATVQVSGNVHAGGFAGYNRAGGTLYNVKARGSVTHKGESGNGHFGGLVGANEAIIAKSAAYGRVQVSSGSAFSVGGVAGYNGGVIDQTAASGHVSGGHHSAVGGLVGYNNGRLTNTEANGNVSGRDRGDVGGLVGVNRGTIHQAVSRGTVRGEYKSRIGGLVGRNLVTAEIQGGTAQGNISGGLHTTMGGLVGVNEGLIHQSHARNSVNYWWGQWLLQTRGAVVGRNTGTVW; this comes from the coding sequence ATGAACAAGACTTTTGCATTGGTTTGGAGCGAAGCACGGGGCGGCTGGGTTGCCGCCAGCGAATGCGCGCGTCGACGCGGAAAATCGTCGGGGGGGCTACGGATGACCGTTGTTGCGCTGGCGTTGATGGGGGGTGTTGGCGCGGCCCATGCACAGGATTTTCCGAAGGAAGGGGTGATCAAGCATGGAACCGGTGATATCGCTATCGACGCGGACCAGAAAACCATGCGGGTCAACCAGAAGACGGACAAGCTGATCATCGACTGGCAACGGTTTGACGTCGGCGCGGGTAAGCAGGTGATCTTCAACCAACCCGGGCGAACCTCCGCGGTGCTTAACAAGGTACTTGGGCAACACTACAGCGACATCCGAGGCGACATCACCGCCAACGGCCGTGTATTCCTGATCAACCCGAACGGCATTTCGTTTGGGACGTCGTCTCGCGTAAGCGTGGGCAGCTTGGTCGCCTCGACCAAGCAGGTCAATCAGGACGGTTTTCTGGACGGGGAGACGATGCGCTTCAGCGGTCCATCGAATGCAGGTATCGTCAATGAAGGAGTGATCAGCGCCGATGGCGGCAGTGTCGCCCTGCTAAGCAAAAATTTAATCAACGCCGGCGTCATCCAGGCGGACAGAGGTAGCGTCGCGATGGCATCCGGCGGGGCGTTCACCCTGACTCTGGACGGCAATACGCTGTTGCACCTGCAGATTGACCGGGCCGAGTTGGAGTCCATTCTGGAAAATGACGGAACGCTGCGCGCCCATGGCGGAACAGTCATGATGAAGGGACGTTCCACGAACGTCATGCCGTCCCTGGTCGTCAACAACCGTGGCATTATCGAGGCCAATTCGCTTGACGGCAAAACGGGCTCCATCATTCTGGACGGCGGCGACTTCGCCAGCATCAACGCCGGCGGAAAGCTGACCGCCACAGGAGGGGCCACGATGGCCGGCGGCACGGTGACCTTAAAGGGCAAAGCCGTGTTCATCCAGCCCGATATCGACATCGACACGCGCGGCGCGGCGGGGCAAACCGGCACGTGGTCGATCACCGCGCATCACATCAAAATTTCCCCAGACGCCATCACGAACGACGTTACGCTGGCCGCGAGCACGCTTGGCAAGAGCCTTGCAACCACCAACGTCTCGCTCGTCAGCACGGTCGGCCACATCGCGGTCAACGCCCCGGTCGAATGGGATGCAAGCACGTCACTGACCTTGCAGGCCGCGCGGCACGTGGACTTCAACGCCCCGATAACCGCCCACGGCAATGGCGCGGCCATCGCGGTGAAGGCGCTGGACGGAGACCTGCGCATCAATGCCCGCATGACCCTGGCGGGCGACAACGCGGCGCTGGCCTTGATCGCAAAGTCCGACTTTGAACTACGCCATGGCGTGTCCATTGAACTGAGCGGCAAGGGCAGCACCTACGAAACCCGCGATGGCCGCTATACGGTCATCAACGACGTCAGCCAGTGGGAAACCATGAACAAGGACCTGAACGGCCGGTATGCGCTGGGCAAGAGCCTTCAGGCGGGCCGGGTCGCCACGATCGGCAATGACAGCGCCATCTTCACCGGCGAATTCGAGGGCCTGGGCAACACCCTGAGCAAGTTCGAGGTCACCGGCGGCAACCATGCGGGTCTGTTTGCCCAGTCATCGGGCAATATCCGCAACCTGAACCTGTCCTCTACCTCGGTCACAACCGCTCAACACGCGCGATCGGCGGACAAAGCCGCCGGCGCGCTGGTAGGCACCAATTCCGGAACCATCACCAACGTCCATGCGACGGACACGCGCATGAACGACCTGGCGGGGGGCATGGGCGCGGTGGGGGGCCTGGTGGGTCGTGGCAACGGGGGGGTGATCGAGCGTTCAAGCGTCACCAACTCCACGCTGCAAGCCCGGGGCGGGCGTGTTGGCGGCCTGATCGGCGACAACAACGGGGGCTTTGTCAGCGACTCGCTATCCGAGGCCACCGTGCAAGTATCCGGCAACGTCCACGCTGGCGGCTTTGCCGGCTATAACCGCGCGGGCGGCACGCTATACAACGTCAAGGCACGAGGCTCGGTCACACACAAAGGTGAATCCGGCAACGGCCATTTCGGCGGCCTGGTCGGCGCAAACGAGGCCATCATCGCGAAGTCCGCCGCCTATGGCCGGGTGCAGGTGAGCAGCGGCTCGGCCTTCTCCGTGGGCGGGGTGGCCGGTTACAACGGCGGGGTGATCGACCAAACCGCCGCTAGCGGCCACGTCAGCGGGGGCCATCACAGCGCGGTCGGTGGGCTGGTGGGTTACAACAACGGCAGGCTTACCAACACCGAGGCCAACGGCAACGTTTCCGGCCGGGATCGGGGCGACGTGGGGGGCCTGGTGGGCGTGAACCGCGGGACGATCCACCAAGCCGTGTCGCGCGGCACTGTTCGCGGTGAATACAAGAGCCGCATCGGCGGTCTGGTCGGCAGAAACCTGGTCACCGCGGAAATCCAGGGCGGCACCGCACAGGGCAACATCAGTGGCGGACTGCACACGACGATGGGCGGGCTGGTGGGCGTGAACGAAGGGCTGATCCATCAGTCGCATGCGCGTAATAGCGTCAATTACTGGTGGGGCCAGTGGCTGCTGCAAACCCGCGGCGCCGTCGTGGGGCGCAACACAGGCACCGTCTGGTAA
- a CDS encoding ShlB/FhaC/HecB family hemolysin secretion/activation protein: MVNGFLLHGNQVYDEATLQALLADLLGSEQDLNGLRAAAQRLSEHYRHDGYLLARAYLPAQEIQGGLVRIRIVEGAYGQVVLNNTSRARDGVLAPVLEPLHPGDAVHGRSLDQALLLLNDLPGVVATGTLRAGAEAGTTDLVVNAEPGPWIAGSIDADNFGGAYTGEYRLSLAASLNSPLALGDQLDARLLSSDREQRYYQLDYQLPLGLWSTRVGMGASNMRYELGREFAVLQAHGSAQTSHLYVRQNLLRSRDINVQASLQYEHKRLRDSYDYFNLTRAQRIGLWTAAINASARDSLWGGASNSVYLGVSRGNLRFGDETQRSDDKFAKQAAGGFGVVNLSLSRLQRVAGPVQLYGRVRSQWANKNLDSAEKFSLGGPYGVRAYASGAASGDQGWQATGELRYLPLPGLQFSAFVDTGSVQVNKRAWTSERNHQSLSAFGVGIAHGGAQHVVNVSAAWPLRQGKETAKNDRQPQFWVQATRYF, encoded by the coding sequence TTGGTCAACGGCTTTCTATTGCACGGCAACCAGGTTTACGACGAGGCCACGCTACAGGCCCTGTTGGCCGATCTGCTTGGGTCGGAGCAAGACCTGAACGGCTTGCGCGCCGCCGCGCAACGACTATCGGAACACTATCGGCATGACGGCTACCTGCTGGCGCGTGCATACCTGCCCGCGCAGGAAATCCAGGGCGGCCTGGTTCGCATCCGCATCGTGGAAGGGGCATACGGCCAGGTCGTGCTGAACAACACATCGCGCGCGCGCGATGGCGTGCTTGCGCCCGTGCTCGAACCCTTGCATCCGGGTGATGCGGTACACGGCCGTAGCCTGGACCAGGCGTTGCTGCTGCTGAACGACTTGCCCGGCGTGGTCGCGACCGGTACGTTACGGGCGGGCGCCGAGGCGGGCACAACCGACCTGGTCGTCAACGCCGAGCCCGGGCCCTGGATTGCCGGCAGCATCGACGCCGACAACTTTGGCGGGGCCTACACGGGCGAATACCGCCTGAGCCTGGCGGCCAGCCTCAACAGCCCCTTGGCCCTGGGCGACCAACTGGACGCGCGCCTGCTGTCCAGCGACCGCGAACAGCGCTATTACCAGTTGGACTACCAGCTTCCCCTTGGCTTATGGTCGACCCGCGTCGGCATGGGTGCGTCCAACATGCGCTATGAATTGGGCCGCGAGTTTGCCGTGCTGCAAGCCCACGGCAGCGCGCAGACCTCGCACCTTTATGTACGGCAAAACCTGCTGCGCAGCCGCGACATCAATGTCCAGGCCTCGTTGCAGTACGAACACAAGCGCCTGCGGGATAGCTACGACTACTTCAACCTGACACGTGCCCAACGTATCGGCCTATGGACCGCCGCGATCAACGCCAGCGCCCGCGACTCGCTGTGGGGCGGGGCCAGCAACAGCGTTTACCTGGGGGTTTCGCGGGGCAATCTGCGCTTTGGCGACGAAACGCAGCGGAGCGACGACAAGTTTGCCAAGCAGGCGGCCGGCGGCTTCGGCGTGGTCAACCTCAGTTTGAGCCGCTTGCAGCGCGTGGCCGGCCCCGTGCAGCTTTACGGACGGGTGCGCTCGCAATGGGCCAACAAGAACCTGGACAGCGCTGAAAAGTTCAGCCTGGGCGGCCCCTATGGCGTGCGCGCCTACGCATCGGGCGCCGCCAGTGGCGACCAAGGCTGGCAAGCCACGGGCGAACTGCGTTACCTGCCGCTGCCCGGCCTGCAATTCTCGGCCTTCGTCGATACGGGGTCCGTGCAGGTGAACAAACGCGCCTGGACATCCGAACGCAACCACCAATCCTTAAGCGCATTCGGCGTGGGCATCGCGCATGGCGGTGCCCAACACGTGGTCAACGTCAGCGCTGCCTGGCCCTTGCGCCAAGGCAAAGAGACCGCGAAGAACGACAGACAACCCCAGTTCTGGGTGCAGGCCACCCGCTACTTCTGA
- a CDS encoding fimbrial biogenesis chaperone, translated as MTTITGAFARHAFAHVLSLALVLCAWVVPAQAALVLQGTRLVIKSDARDSIMIIRNNGSTPVLAQNWIDDGKEGAQPAEIRVPFVLTPPIMRIEPNSASNIRITYTKESLPSDRESLFYLNVVETPPRDPSAVNVLLFSFHTRIKIFFRPASIPDEAATAPDKLTWKLVRTTGGKRQLEVTNPTPFHVSFARIALVSGKRSIAADNGMVAPFGTSNFALVSDAAGLQAAQPTVQYEAINDFGGRRTLNMGLLD; from the coding sequence ATGACGACGATCACCGGGGCATTTGCCCGTCATGCGTTCGCGCACGTGCTATCGCTCGCCTTGGTCCTGTGCGCCTGGGTGGTTCCCGCCCAGGCTGCACTGGTGCTGCAAGGCACGCGCCTGGTCATCAAGTCCGACGCACGCGATTCCATCATGATCATCCGCAACAACGGCAGCACGCCCGTGCTTGCGCAAAACTGGATTGACGACGGCAAGGAAGGCGCGCAGCCCGCCGAGATCCGTGTGCCGTTCGTGCTGACGCCGCCCATCATGCGGATTGAACCGAACAGCGCCTCCAATATTCGCATCACCTACACCAAAGAGTCGCTTCCCTCTGACCGGGAAAGCCTTTTTTATTTGAACGTCGTTGAAACGCCGCCGCGCGATCCGTCCGCCGTGAATGTGCTGCTGTTTTCGTTTCACACACGTATCAAGATTTTCTTCCGGCCCGCATCCATACCGGACGAGGCGGCCACCGCGCCCGACAAGCTGACCTGGAAACTGGTGCGCACGACCGGCGGAAAGCGTCAGCTTGAAGTCACCAACCCCACGCCGTTTCATGTGTCGTTCGCGCGTATCGCACTGGTGTCGGGCAAACGAAGCATCGCGGCGGACAACGGCATGGTCGCCCCGTTTGGAACCTCGAACTTCGCGCTGGTCTCGGATGCGGCCGGCTTGCAAGCAGCTCAACCCACCGTCCAGTACGAAGCCATCAACGACTTCGGCGGACGGCGCACCCTCAACATGGGCTTGCTTGATTGA
- a CDS encoding fimbrial protein — protein sequence MSAKEINMGKRRMRHPKGWGAGVVMLVMLAAPQWASAADDVFAAADCEEFPALAGSGWSEVEPLTTQSQVGQVLFERQAPITIRFKPVKLPGAQEKHKLFGTAAWRNPVNMVNNIVNTNVDGIGLKILFQDAEVSSPSSNLVMDAQDIIPRPGALMQFAYFAYVQQLVLMAKPEDLPRNLNVTGVPPNTAMVLGFFTERAGLTAPGQIGIGIPSWQNPPLTDPPGAKLCGMTSVYQGSKIFSMGTNSGAQSITIKHQCDAGAHQNIPVHMLPAFVADFPAEGAMSAPRPFNIRLNQCSALARPQVKFRAKSGLVAGTDTVLALYGRNANGEIPARGIGVIVVDEQDQRVRFGPVGGAYGPNYAMTPLDGGAQLSLAARYIRTAVGRDDLEGGVANAAAEFTFEFP from the coding sequence ATGTCGGCCAAGGAGATCAATATGGGCAAGAGACGAATGCGTCATCCAAAGGGATGGGGGGCTGGCGTGGTGATGCTGGTGATGCTGGCGGCGCCGCAATGGGCGTCGGCCGCGGATGATGTCTTCGCGGCGGCCGATTGTGAGGAGTTTCCAGCGTTGGCAGGCTCTGGATGGTCCGAGGTCGAACCTTTGACAACGCAGTCTCAAGTGGGGCAGGTGCTGTTCGAAAGGCAGGCGCCGATCACGATCCGGTTCAAGCCGGTGAAGCTGCCAGGTGCGCAAGAGAAGCACAAATTATTTGGCACGGCCGCGTGGCGCAATCCCGTCAACATGGTGAACAACATCGTCAACACCAACGTCGATGGCATAGGCTTGAAAATCCTGTTTCAGGATGCCGAGGTTTCCTCGCCTTCGTCGAATCTGGTCATGGATGCGCAAGACATTATTCCTCGGCCTGGCGCGTTGATGCAGTTTGCGTACTTTGCCTACGTGCAGCAGTTGGTTTTGATGGCAAAGCCCGAAGATCTTCCGCGCAATCTGAACGTGACGGGGGTACCGCCCAACACGGCGATGGTGCTTGGGTTTTTCACCGAACGCGCCGGATTAACGGCGCCGGGGCAGATTGGCATTGGCATTCCATCCTGGCAGAATCCACCGCTGACGGACCCGCCGGGGGCGAAGCTCTGCGGTATGACTTCTGTCTATCAGGGTAGCAAGATCTTCAGCATGGGAACCAACTCGGGCGCGCAAAGTATCACCATCAAGCACCAGTGCGATGCCGGCGCGCACCAGAATATTCCGGTGCACATGCTGCCGGCCTTTGTCGCGGATTTTCCCGCTGAGGGCGCGATGTCAGCACCCAGGCCCTTCAACATCCGATTGAACCAATGCAGCGCGCTTGCGCGGCCGCAGGTCAAGTTCAGGGCCAAGAGTGGCCTGGTTGCCGGCACGGACACTGTCCTGGCCTTGTATGGCCGGAATGCCAACGGCGAAATCCCGGCCCGGGGAATCGGCGTCATCGTGGTTGACGAGCAGGACCAGCGCGTGCGCTTCGGACCCGTGGGTGGCGCCTATGGGCCCAATTATGCGATGACCCCGCTGGACGGCGGCGCGCAATTGTCCTTGGCGGCTCGTTATATCCGCACGGCAGTGGGTCGCGACGACCTGGAAGGCGGCGTGGCCAATGCCGCCGCGGAGTTCACGTTCGAGTTTCCCTAG